The following proteins are co-located in the Triticum aestivum cultivar Chinese Spring chromosome 1A, IWGSC CS RefSeq v2.1, whole genome shotgun sequence genome:
- the LOC123181763 gene encoding uncharacterized protein: MAAAASSSAWKARWLRPEAYPIFAATGVAVGICVMQLVRNITTNPEVRVTKENRAAGVLDNHDEGRRYARHPFRRFIDGKSAEIMPGINSFFTAPPKN, from the exons ATGGCGGCCGCTGCTTCCTCCAGCGCGTGGAAGGCGAGGTGGCTCCGCCCCGAG GCGTACCCTATCTTTGCGGCGACGGGCGTGGCCGTGGGGATCTGCGTCATGCAGCTGGTGCGCAACATCACCACCAACCCCGAGGTCCGGGTGACCAAGGAGAACAGGGCGGCCGGAGTGCTGGACAACCACGACGAGGGCCGCCGCTACGCGCGCCACCCCTTCCGGAGGTTCATCGACGGCAAGTCCGCCGAGATCATGCCCGGCATCAACAGCTTCTTCACCGCCCCACCAAAGAACTAg